The Parashewanella spongiae genome has a window encoding:
- a CDS encoding ISAs1 family transposase yields MNTDLSLIMDVMKEIEQIEDHRVEANKEYDLADIIFLTIAAVLCGATGWKAINIFGEAQLDWLRQYRPFSNGIPTRHSIGRIIRGVKAESMMSCFINFSNTLRERDGKEHISFDGKVACGSKHGDNVAALQLMTAMVVDNGLIIRQKETSTKTNEIPVMQSMLKHMDIENAVITADAMHCQKETTALIREGKGDYVLQVKKNQGKLLAEIEAYFHKCYRDTPELLKKNHFTELDGEHGRINERHYRLLPITNWFDETAKFVGSHAVVEVTRMRELKNKSSQETSYYITSLASDVKDIAKYIRKHWAIENSQHWVLDVTFKEDACKIYADDGAKNLATIRRKILNLVKSHSSKDSVAGKMQRACWDAKFRAEILFGEYFIKA; encoded by the coding sequence ATGAATACTGATTTGAGCCTGATTATGGACGTAATGAAAGAGATTGAGCAAATTGAAGACCATCGTGTAGAAGCCAATAAAGAGTATGATTTAGCGGATATTATTTTTCTTACTATTGCCGCAGTGCTTTGCGGTGCGACAGGGTGGAAAGCCATCAACATTTTTGGGGAAGCTCAATTAGATTGGTTAAGACAATACCGTCCATTTAGTAACGGTATCCCGACAAGACATTCAATTGGAAGAATAATTAGAGGTGTTAAAGCCGAAAGTATGATGTCTTGCTTTATTAACTTTTCCAACACATTACGGGAACGAGATGGTAAAGAGCATATCAGCTTTGATGGTAAAGTGGCTTGTGGTTCTAAGCACGGGGATAACGTAGCAGCGCTTCAACTAATGACGGCAATGGTTGTGGATAATGGACTGATAATACGTCAAAAAGAAACGTCGACTAAAACGAACGAAATCCCTGTAATGCAATCTATGCTAAAACACATGGACATTGAAAATGCAGTTATTACCGCTGACGCCATGCACTGCCAGAAAGAAACTACAGCCTTAATACGTGAGGGAAAAGGTGATTACGTTCTTCAAGTGAAAAAGAATCAAGGTAAATTACTTGCTGAAATTGAAGCTTATTTTCATAAGTGCTATAGAGATACACCAGAGCTTTTAAAAAAGAATCACTTTACAGAATTAGACGGTGAGCACGGACGAATTAATGAAAGACATTATCGCCTTTTGCCAATTACAAATTGGTTTGACGAAACAGCTAAATTTGTAGGCAGTCATGCCGTTGTTGAAGTCACTCGAATGCGAGAGCTGAAGAATAAATCAAGTCAAGAAACGTCTTACTACATAACTTCGTTAGCCAGTGATGTGAAAGATATAGCTAAATATATACGGAAGCATTGGGCAATTGAAAATAGTCAGCATTGGGTTCTCGATGTCACTTTTAAAGAGGATGCCTGTAAAATTTATGCTGATGATGGTGCAAAAAATTTGGCTACAATCAGAAGAAAGATTTTGAACTTAGTTAAAAGTCACTCTTCAAAAGACAGTGTTGCTGGCAAGATGCAGAGAGCCTGCTGGGATGCAAAATTTAGGGCTGAGATTTTGTTTGGTGAATATTTCATCAAAGCATAA
- a CDS encoding DUF998 domain-containing protein — MKISFNQGLIIAVIFSYLLMLLGGAALKPDYSHVSQYISELNAINTPYADVISWFGFGLFGLISAITIVALAKHVPVSGMSKFGYWLLLAEPIAYLGSAFAPCDLGCPTEGSISQLLHNLLAITTLLATTLALFLLTFTPSLKLYWRLFWLGLSITFFLLFTLMIDSDFDEWKGLIQRVQEALIFSSLCIAAWRVTHK; from the coding sequence ATGAAAATATCTTTTAACCAAGGGCTTATTATCGCCGTCATTTTCTCTTATTTATTGATGCTTTTAGGTGGCGCTGCCCTAAAACCTGATTACTCACATGTTAGCCAGTATATCAGCGAGCTAAACGCAATAAACACACCTTATGCAGATGTGATCAGCTGGTTTGGTTTTGGTCTGTTTGGGTTAATATCAGCTATAACAATCGTTGCATTAGCAAAACATGTTCCCGTGAGTGGTATGAGTAAATTCGGCTACTGGTTACTCCTAGCTGAACCCATAGCTTATTTGGGTTCTGCCTTTGCGCCATGTGACTTGGGGTGCCCAACAGAAGGTAGCATTAGCCAACTTCTTCATAACCTGTTGGCAATTACTACTCTATTGGCAACGACACTTGCCTTATTTTTACTCACCTTTACTCCAAGCTTAAAACTCTATTGGCGACTTTTTTGGCTTGGTCTTTCAATAACATTTTTTTTGCTCTTCACGTTAATGATTGATAGTGATTTTGATGAATGGAAAGGCTTAATTCAACGAGTTCAAGAAGCGTTAATATTCAGCTCTCTATGCATTGCTGCATGGCGAGTTACTCATAAATAA
- a CDS encoding DUF998 domain-containing protein, translated as MKNRSLLIILPILSLLWLASTIIIGGIYYPNYSHTSQFISELGATGSPYGNYINYLGFIPTELLMFGFIAVCYKTLPASYLNKLGLLFIFFYSASLTIASLYPCDFECKPETPTTSHLIHIFSALPGYLGGITSILVLSFSSNNWNQEPSFKIASFTIAILASSAFLNISSDSNIVGVYQRILEVLIYSWFIFFGYQLSRQS; from the coding sequence ATGAAAAACAGAAGTTTACTGATCATCTTGCCAATCCTGAGCCTATTGTGGCTGGCAAGTACGATTATCATTGGCGGTATTTATTACCCGAATTACAGCCATACATCACAGTTTATCAGCGAACTAGGCGCTACAGGATCTCCTTACGGTAACTATATTAATTACTTAGGCTTTATTCCGACAGAATTGTTAATGTTTGGTTTCATTGCCGTTTGTTACAAAACCCTGCCTGCTTCTTACCTCAATAAATTGGGTCTATTATTTATTTTTTTTTACAGCGCCTCATTGACCATAGCCTCATTATATCCTTGTGACTTTGAGTGTAAGCCAGAAACTCCAACAACATCACATCTTATCCATATATTTTCAGCACTACCGGGTTATTTAGGAGGTATTACTTCAATTTTAGTTTTGTCTTTTTCTTCAAACAATTGGAATCAAGAACCGTCATTTAAGATAGCAAGTTTTACTATTGCAATTCTCGCTTCGAGTGCGTTTTTAAATATAAGTTCTGACTCAAACATTGTAGGTGTCTACCAACGAATTTTAGAAGTCCTTATATATTCATGGTTTATATTCTTCGGTTATCAGTTAAGCAGGCAAAGTTGA
- a CDS encoding DUF2789 family protein, which produces MEAHIHSLNSLFDQLGLKSSDEAIADFIKLNGNLSAGTPIYQAKCWNEAQSDCLKEMIEHDADWSEIVDQLDNMLR; this is translated from the coding sequence ATGGAAGCTCATATTCACTCATTAAACTCGTTATTCGATCAACTTGGACTCAAAAGTTCAGATGAAGCGATTGCAGATTTCATCAAGCTTAATGGTAACTTATCGGCTGGAACTCCTATTTACCAAGCAAAATGTTGGAACGAAGCACAATCTGATTGCTTAAAAGAAATGATTGAGCACGATGCAGATTGGTCAGAAATAGTCGATCAGCTTGACAATATGCTTCGATAA
- the purM gene encoding phosphoribosylformylglycinamidine cyclo-ligase — MSTPTTLSYKDAGVDIDAGNALVDNIKSAVKRTRRPEVMGNLGGFGALCELPTKYKQPVLVSGTDGVGTKLRLAIDYHKHDTVGVDLVAMCVNDLIVQGAEPLFFLDYYATGKLDVEIATSVVNGIAEGCSQSGCALIGGETAEMPGMYEGEDYDLAGFCVGVVEKANIIDGTKVAAGNALIALPSSGPHSNGYSLIRKVLEVSKADPQQDLAGKPLIDHLLEPTTIYVKSLLKLADQTDVHAMAHITGGGFWENIPRVLPENAKAVIDGKSWQWPVVFDWIKNNGNITEHEMYRTFNCGVGMIVVIPQAEVDAALTLLNAEGENAWLIGTIADRQENEEQVEIR, encoded by the coding sequence GTGAGCACTCCTACCACACTGAGCTATAAAGACGCTGGCGTAGACATTGATGCAGGTAATGCATTAGTTGATAACATTAAATCTGCGGTAAAACGCACTCGCCGTCCTGAAGTTATGGGAAATTTAGGTGGTTTTGGTGCACTTTGCGAACTACCGACTAAATACAAACAACCAGTATTAGTTTCTGGTACTGATGGTGTTGGCACTAAATTGCGCCTCGCTATCGATTATCACAAGCATGACACTGTAGGTGTAGACCTAGTGGCTATGTGTGTAAATGACCTAATCGTGCAAGGTGCTGAACCACTATTCTTCCTTGATTATTACGCAACTGGCAAATTAGATGTGGAAATTGCCACCTCTGTTGTCAATGGTATCGCTGAGGGCTGCTCTCAATCAGGCTGTGCATTAATTGGGGGTGAAACCGCTGAAATGCCCGGTATGTATGAAGGTGAAGATTACGACCTCGCTGGATTCTGTGTTGGTGTTGTAGAAAAAGCTAATATCATTGACGGAACTAAAGTTGCAGCTGGAAACGCTTTAATCGCACTACCTTCGAGTGGTCCACACTCAAACGGTTATTCACTGATCCGTAAAGTTCTCGAAGTAAGCAAAGCTGATCCACAACAGGATTTAGCAGGCAAGCCACTCATTGATCACTTACTTGAACCAACAACTATTTATGTTAAGTCTTTATTGAAACTTGCAGATCAGACTGATGTACATGCAATGGCGCATATAACCGGTGGTGGTTTCTGGGAAAATATTCCAAGAGTACTCCCTGAAAATGCCAAAGCTGTCATTGATGGTAAGTCTTGGCAGTGGCCAGTGGTTTTTGACTGGATCAAAAACAATGGCAACATCACAGAACATGAAATGTACCGCACCTTTAACTGTGGAGTTGGTATGATAGTCGTTATCCCTCAAGCTGAAGTTGACGCAGCATTGACGCTGTTAAACGCTGAAGGCGAAAACGCATGGCTGATTGGTACAATTGCCGACCGCCAAGAAAATGAAGAGCAAGTAGAGATCCGTTAA
- the upp gene encoding uracil phosphoribosyltransferase codes for MKVVEVKHPLVRHKIGLMREGDISTKRFRELAAEVGSLLTYEATADFETERVTIEGWNGPVEVDQIKGKKVTVVPILRAGLGMMDGVLEHIPSARISVVGVYRDEETLEPVPYFEKLASDLEERIALVVDPMLATGGSMITTIDLLKKRGCTSIKALVLVAAPEGIAALEKAHPDVDLYTASIDECLNEKGYILPGLGDAGDKIFGTK; via the coding sequence ATGAAAGTCGTTGAAGTTAAACACCCACTTGTACGCCACAAAATTGGGCTAATGCGTGAAGGTGATATCAGTACCAAGCGTTTTCGCGAATTGGCGGCTGAAGTTGGTAGTTTGTTAACTTATGAAGCTACTGCTGATTTTGAAACTGAACGTGTGACAATTGAAGGCTGGAATGGTCCGGTTGAAGTGGATCAAATCAAAGGTAAAAAAGTAACCGTAGTACCAATTCTACGTGCAGGATTAGGAATGATGGACGGCGTTCTTGAACACATCCCTAGCGCACGTATATCTGTGGTCGGTGTTTACCGAGACGAAGAAACACTAGAGCCAGTTCCATATTTTGAGAAATTGGCCAGTGATCTTGAAGAACGTATTGCATTAGTTGTTGATCCAATGCTCGCAACAGGTGGATCAATGATTACAACTATTGATTTACTCAAAAAACGGGGCTGTACTTCAATTAAAGCGCTTGTTTTAGTCGCGGCGCCTGAAGGTATTGCTGCACTTGAAAAAGCACATCCCGATGTTGATCTTTATACCGCTTCTATCGATGAGTGCTTAAACGAAAAAGGTTACATATTGCCTGGTCTTGGTGATGCAGGTGATAAGATTTTCGGAACGAAATAA
- the purN gene encoding phosphoribosylglycinamide formyltransferase → MIDVSAKEPCRIVVLVSGNGSNLQAIIDNCDDHLLGEVVGVISNKPDAYGLIRAHHHEIDTSTVIAQESETREDYDARLQIVIDKYQPDLIVLAGFMRILTPQLVNDYLGKMINIHPSLLPKYPGLHTHQRAIDAGDFVHGTSVHFVIPELDAGPTILQAKVPVYEEDVAHDLALRVHEQEHAIYPMVVKWFSQQRLQMKNGQCYLDGQLLGVEGYAPD, encoded by the coding sequence ATGATTGACGTTAGTGCAAAAGAACCTTGTCGTATAGTTGTATTGGTTTCAGGTAATGGTAGCAATCTGCAAGCCATCATCGATAACTGTGATGATCACCTTTTAGGTGAAGTAGTCGGCGTTATAAGCAATAAACCTGATGCTTATGGCTTAATACGTGCTCACCATCATGAAATTGACACCAGTACCGTTATTGCTCAGGAAAGTGAAACTCGTGAAGATTACGATGCTCGCCTACAAATTGTCATTGATAAATACCAACCTGACTTAATTGTACTTGCGGGGTTTATGCGCATACTAACGCCACAATTAGTTAATGATTATTTGGGTAAGATGATCAACATCCACCCTTCTTTACTGCCGAAATATCCTGGTTTACATACTCATCAACGCGCTATTGATGCTGGTGACTTTGTACATGGAACCAGTGTCCACTTTGTTATCCCTGAGTTAGATGCAGGCCCGACCATCCTTCAAGCAAAAGTACCTGTTTATGAAGAAGATGTTGCTCATGATTTAGCGCTACGCGTGCATGAGCAAGAGCATGCTATCTACCCAATGGTAGTCAAGTGGTTTAGTCAGCAAAGATTGCAAATGAAAAACGGTCAATGCTATCTTGATGGGCAATTGCTCGGAGTTGAGGGCTATGCCCCAGACTGA